From Pseudomonas sp. G2-4:
TCACCGTCAGCGGTGGCTGCTTGCGGACGATCCACCAGGCGCCAAGGGGTAACGCTGTGCAGTTGTGAGTCGGTCACCTGCAGCTCCACGGTGTTGTAGAACAGCCGGGATTGTTCGTCGGGTTGAAAGAACGAAGGATTGCTGTCGATCTGCGGCGTGGGGGTGTTGAAACGTTGCAGCGCATTGCTGTCCAGGCCTTGATCCAGGCGACCGGCAACCACCGCCAGGCTCAGCCGGCCCTCACGAAAATCGAGGAGGCGAGCCACCCACATGTCAGGCCCTGCCAGCAGGCGTCGCTCCTTCAAGTCTGCAATCACCCCATGGGTCGCCACCGTCGTCGAACCTTCAAAGGGCAGCAGCGCCAGGTAGCGTCCGCAATCGGAAACCCGATGATCCAGCAACCAACTGCCTGGCAGGTGCCAGTCACCGATCTGGCAGCGATAGCCCCCGAGTCCATCGCGGTTATCGGCAAGCCAAATCAACCGGGCACACACGCCGTCCTGCATCGGTTGCGTCTCGATGTACGCGTCGCCGCGCAGGCCTCGGCTGTCCAACGGCATTGCAATGGCCGTGCGGGTCAATTTGAATTCGGCGACCTGCACGCGGCCTTGGGCGTCGTGACCGGCCTGGGTTTCGGTATCGCTGTGGATACTGTCCAGGCGGTAGCCAAAACGACCGGAGTCCGGTCGCGGATAGTCGAGGTACGAGCCGATATGCACATGGCTGGCGTCGAGGCTGAGTAACTCATGCCAATAGAAGGACGGTTCCGAGTCACTCTTCACCCAAGGCGAGGGCAATGCGCGCCAGCCCTTGTCGATCTGCCACAGCCAGTATTGGTCTCCATCTGCATGAGGGGCTTGCGCCTGGGCCAGGCACACCAGGGCGCGTTGATCGCTGCTCCATACCAACGGCGCATCGGCCGCCATCAGCAGGCCAGACGGTTGCCCGTTGGCGCTGATGGTATAGCGCGGCGAAAGCAGCGGTTCCAGCGGCTGGGCCAGGTCGCGAAAGGTCGCGGGCAAGACAATGTCGCCCCGCAGACATTGCTGGCCATCGGCGGAGCGCCGTTCGAACGTCTGCTGAACACCCGCAGGATGCCAGTCGGGTTCCAGCCACAAGTCGGCGACGGGCACCAGGCTGGTCACGCTGGCCGTTTTCAACAGCTCATCCAGACGGGTTTTGCGAACGCTGTTGTCCACCAACGGACTATGGCGGCCGCTCAACAGGTCGAGGTCAAACGTGTCCAACTCCCAGAGCTCGCTGTCGGCACAGCGGTACAGCTGGCGCTGTTGACGATCGAGGACGACCAGTCCCCAGTTCTGTCGGGACGGCACCGTCGCCGCAAAATAGCGTCCGTCGCGGGAAAACAGTGATGAAGAACCCAGGCCTTGCAGGAGCACACCATCGGGGAACAGATAGTCGCAATAAGTGGGGCCACCCATGGCGATTTCACCGTGGTTGAACACCCGGATCGGCTCGCCTTCAGGCGTCAGTTGCGGCTCGCTTCCACCCCAGGCACTGGCGCCCTTGCCGGAAACGGGCGCCAAACCCAGGCGCCGCTCCCAAGTGCTGACGCACGCCAGCCCACCGCCGATGCTGGCGATGGCTGCCAGGATGCCCCACCACTCAGGCAAGGCCCGGCCCACGCTGAAACCCAGGCCGAACACGGCGCCGACGATCAATCTGCCACAGACTCGCCCGACCGACAAAAAGCCGAATCTCGCGGCGAGTCCCATCAGCAGGCCGAAGAACAACACCGCCAGCAGCGCCAGCGGCGGAGGCAATATCGTGACGAAAAAAGCCGGCAGCAGCAGGATGCCAAGTTGCCAGAACAGTTCAAGAAACAGTCGGGAGAGGCTGGGGCTGGCGATGATGGTTATCTCATTGGGGATTCAAGGGGCAGGCTGGGTATGGGGAATCAGGTGCTGATTCATGACTGTATCCGCACGCGCCGTTTGTTTCAGGGCGCTAATGGACAATGTTGCACTACTGTTGGCTCGCTGACCTCATCTTTCAGGATCGCCGTCGTTCTAAATGCGCTCGTAACAGCTTTGGACTCAAGTTTTTTCCGAGTTGTAAAACACTGCCAGCTTCATCGGCAAAGTCTGCCGAGGTCGGCCTGTTAAACGGTGATTTGTATCGGATAGCCCGTACTTTTAACCGTTTATGCATGGCTTCATGGTGTTGTAATAAATCTACGATGCCCGATGCCTCAGCGCTGAGTAGCTGCTTGCTCCGTATGACCTCAACACTCATTGAGGACTGCATTCATGAGCGGCCTGGCGGACTTGGTCGGGCTTTAATCCCAGGACATTTTTCAAGGCAAAAGGAACCAGGCCGGATTGAGGCGAATCCGGTGTTGCCCGATGTGCTGCCGCCTACTCCATTACCGACCCGCGACGGATACCCAGAACATGCCAGCACCATTAATCCCCGTAGAAACCTCTCCCGATCTGCCGACGGACGCTGATGTAGTCGTGATTGGCGGCGGCATCATTGGCGCGTTTACGGCCTATTACCTGGCCAGGCGCGGCATGAAGGTTGCGCTGGTCGAAAAGGGCCGTATAGGCGCTGAGCAATCGAGTCGCAACTGGGGCTGGTGCCGTCAGCAAAATCGCGATGCGCGTGAGCTGCCGATGGCCACCAAAAGCCTGGAGTTGTGGGAGCAGTTCGGCGCGCAAACGGGTGAGCAGACAGGGTTTACGCGGTGTGGCTTGCTCTACCTGAGCAACAATGAAAAGGAAATCGCAGGTTGGGCGCGTTGGGGTGAGTTTGCCCGCACCGTCAATATCGAGACCTACATGCTCACTGCGCAGCAGGCTGCTGAGCGGGGTAGGGCGACCGGCAAGCAATGGAAAGGCGGGGTTTTTTCACCCTCCGATGGCATTGCGGACCCGTCCCGCGCAGCCCCGGCGGTCGCTCGCGCCATCATGGCCCTTGGCGGTACCGTGCATCAGGGCTGCGCCGTCCGAGGCATCGAGACCCAGGCCGGGCGACTGTCGGCCGTCGTAACCGAAAAAGGCACCATCTCCACCCGGCTCGCGGTTCTCGCGGCAGGCGCCTGGGCGTCCTCGTTCTGTCGGCAATACGGCATTCGCTTTCCTCAGGCCACGATTCGTCAGACCGTGCTCTCTGTCTCTCCCCCAAACCATGAGATACCGAGTGCGCTGCACACGCCTGGTGTGTCCATGACGCGCCGTTTTGATGGCAGCTACACCCTGGCGATCAGTGGCAGAGGGCGTGTTGACCTGACCCCCCAACTGCTCGGTTTCGCCCCGCAATTCCTGCCGATGTTCCAGCGCCGGTGGCGCAACCTGGCGCCCGGCGGGCTTGAGGGCCTGCGCTCGGGCCACGAGAGCTGGAAGCGCTGGCGCCTGGATCAGCCGACGCCGATGGAGAGGATGAGGATCCTCGACCCTAGTGCTGACGCCGCGGCTGTTGAGCTGACTTACAAGCGTGCGGTGGAGCTCATCCCATTGCTGAAAGAGTCTTCCATCACGGCGTCTTGGGCGGGTTATGTGGACAGTACGCCTGACGGCGTTCCTGGCATCGGCGAGATGGCCAGCCTACCAGGTTTGGTATTGGCGGCCGGGTTCAGTGGACATGGCTTCGGTATTGGTCCGGGCGCCGGTCATTTGATTGCCGACATTGTCAGTGGCGTCGCGCCCATCGTCGATCCGCGACCGTATCACCCCGACCGCTTTCAGTCATCGGCCTGGGGCAAGGTTGCGGACTTCTGAACGTCTGCCGTCCATTTACGGACCCAAGGACTGTGTCTGTGGTGGTTGAGCGAAAACGCAAAAGCCGCGCAATGCGCGGCTTTTTGTATGGTGGGCCCACACGGACTCGAACCGTGGACCAAAGGATTATGAGTCCTCTGCTCTAACCAACTGAGCTATAGGCCCTCAGTAGGTCGCGGATTATAGCGACGGTTTCGCGGCTGTGCTATCCGAAAAATCCGATACGGTCATATGAAGAAACGTAGCCGCAAATTCATCCGCGCACAGCGGCAGGCTGACGATGTAGCCCTGGATCTGTTCGCAACCTTCTTCGGCCAGGAACTGTTGTTGGGCCAGGGTTTCGACACCCTCGGCGATGATGGTGAATTGCATGCTGCGCCCCAGGGCGATGATTGCCCGTACGATGGCCACATCGTGAGGGTCATCGGGCAGGCCGCGGACGAAAGACTGGTCGATCTTGAGGATGTCCAGCGGCAGGCGCTTGAGGTAGCTCAGGGATGAGTAACCCGTACCGAAGTCATCGATGGCCAGTTGCACGCCGAGTTTTTTCAGCTGGTGGAGTACCGTCAGGGCCTCTTCGGCCTGGCTCATGATGAAGTTTTCGGTAATTTCCAGTTGTAATAAACCAGGCTTGAGACCGTTCTCGCGCAACAGTTGTTCGATACGCCCCAACAGGTTCGGTTGGCGTAGTTGCGCGCCGGCCAGGTTGACCGACAACGGACCGAGGCTGTGGTAGGTGTCGTTCCATTCGCTCAGTTGCCGGCAGGCACGCTCCAGTACCCAGTCGCCGATTTGCAGGATCATCCCGTTTTCTTCCGCCAGGGGGATGAAGTGTTCCGGCGGCACGTCGCCAAACGTTGGGTGGGTCCAGCGAATCAGTGCCTCGGCACCCACCAGCCGGTTGCCGGCGAGGCTGATTTTGGGTTGGAAGGACAATGACAACTCGTTGCGCTCAATCGCCCTGCGCAGCTCATGCTCCAAGGCCACCCGCTCGCTGGCCTGGGCGGTCAGGTCGCGGGTGTAGCTTTCCACCCGATTGCGCCCCTTGGCCTTGGAGCGGTACATCGCCGCGTCGGCATTCTTGACCAGCGTGGCGACATCGCAGCCGTCCTGCGGGTAGAGACTGGTGCCGATGCTGGCGCTGATGAAGAACTCGTGCTCGCCGGCCTGGAACGGCGCGGTAAAGCAGTTCAACAGTTTCTGGGCGATGTGCTCGGCATCGCTGGGCTGCTGCAGACCCGGCAGCAGGATGATGAACTCGTCACCGCCCAGGCGCGCGACGGTGTCGATGTCGCGCAGTTGCTCGCGCAGGCGCACGGCAATGCCTTTGAGCAGCAGGTCGCCGACCGGGTGCCCGAGGCTGTCATTGATGTGCTTGAAGCGGTCCAGGTCCAGGAACAGCACCGCCCCCTGGCCGCCATTTTCCTGCTGGCTGTTCAGGGCTGTCAGCAAGCGGCTTTCGAACAGTGTGCGATTCGGCAAGCCGGTGAGCGGATCGTGGTGAGCCTGGTAGTCGAGCCTGGCCTGGGCGTGTTTGAGGCTGGAAATGTCGGCGAAAACGGCGACGAAATGGGTGATTTGCTGGTCCCGATTGCGCACCGCGCTAATGGTCAGCCAGCTGGGGTACAGCTCGCCGTTCTTGCGCCGATTGGAAATCTCTCCCTGCCAGTGCCCCTCTGCCGTCAGTTGATGCCACATCGCGGCATAAAACGCGCTGTCGTGCAGGCCGGAAGCCAGCAATCGAGGCGTATGGCCCAAGGCTTCGGTTTCGCTGTAGCCGGTGATTTCAGTAAAGGCCCGGTTAACAGCGCTGATGTGCTGCTGCGTATCGGTGATCAACACGCCTTCGGCGGTGCTTTCGAACACGGTGGCGGCCTGTTGCAGTTTTTCCTGCATCAGATGGCGTTCAGTGATGTCTCGGGCAATGGTCAACATACAGTCTTCGTTGCCGATGGGCAGCGGCCGGCTGGACACTTCGCAGAGCCGTATCTGCCCGTCGTTACGGCGGATATGGCAGCTGAAATCCCTCACGAAACCGTCCCGTTTCAGCAGGTCGAGCATCTGTTTGCGTTCGTTGAGATTGACCCAGATGCCCAAGTCCAGGGTCGAGCGGTCCACCGACAGGGCGCTGTTGAATCCGGTAATGCGGCTGAAGCCATCGTTGACTTCAATCAGCAAGCCGTCGCTTTGCCGGGATAACAGCAGGCCGTCGGGGGACGCGTGGAAAGCCTTGGCGAATTTTTCTTCCGACGTCTGCAGCTGCTGCTGGGTTTCCTTGAGCTGGCTGATGTCCCGCACCACTACGACCAGGGCAGGCGTCGTGTCGAGGTCGAAGGGTTCGGCGGAGATCAGCCCGGTGAACACCTGGCCGTTGTTACGGCGGAAGGGCATTTCCAGATTGCGGATGCTGCCGGCCTGCAAGCGTTGCAACAGACCCGGACCAACGCCCTGGATACCCCAGATATTCAGTTCGGTCGCATTGCGACCTACCACTTCTGCGGCGCTCAGGCCGATCTGCTCCTCGAAGGCCTTGTTGACCTCCAGCAGGCAGCCATCCAGCAGGCGTGCAATCACTAGGATGTCCGGGCACTGGCGGAAGACCGAGGCAAATTTCTGTTCCGAGAGGCGCAATGCTTCTTCGGTGCGCTTGGCTTCGCTGATGTCGATCATCAGCCCACGCATCACCGGTTCGTGGCCATGCTCGATCAGGCTGACGATGTCGCGCACCCAAAGGCAGCGGCCATCGGCGGTGATCACGCGGTAATCGATGCAGTGGTCGCGACCCGCCAGCACTTCGTGATCGCAATAAGTCTGCGCGCGTATCAGGTCGGCCGGGTGGATGATGTTGCGCCAGAAGCCCGGGATCAGCCAGTGGGAAAGGGGATAGCCCAATAGATCTTCGGCGTGGGGCGAGACATAGCTGTAGGTGAAATCACTGACCCTGGCTTCCCAGGCAATCGCCGAGAGGCTTTCTACCAGCCCACGGTAATGGTATTCGCTACTGCGCAGTTCCTGCTCCAGTTCGACCCGTCGGGCGATCTCTGAGCTGAGCCGGCGGTTGATGCGAATCACCACGGCCAGTATGCCGATAAAGAGGATCAGCGCAGGCACGCCATACAGCAACAGGTCGGACCAGAGCTGGCGGTAATCGTGCACGTTGCCGACCCACTTTTGCTGGATTTCGCCGATCTCGGCCGGGGTCATGTCCGCCAGGACCTTGTCCAGGATGCTCACCAATATCTTGTTGTCGCGAGGGACGGCCATTGCCAGTTGATAGCGATAAGGCGTCTCGCCGCTGACGTAAAGCCCTTCGAGCTTGAGTTGGCGCAGGCTCCAGACACTGGAAGCCAGGTCGCCCACCACGGCGTCTACTTCATCGGTTGCCAGCGCTTGCAGGGCTGAGCTGACGTTGGGCAGCGCCACCAGATTCAGGTCGGGATGGTGGTTGCGCAGCAGTTCGTGGGGCGCGTAGTTCTCCACCACGGCGATTTTCAGTCCGTACAGCTCTTTAAGGTTGTGAGGCTGGGCGGCGCCACGATGGGCCAGGATGACGATGGGGAAGTCGAGATAAGGTCGGGTAAACGCCAGGTAATTCTGACGTTCAGGGGTGGACATGATGCCTGGTAAAAGGTCGATCTTGCCCTGTGCGACCTGTTCCAGCACGGCGCTCCAACTGGCCGGCTCGATGGGTGAGAGCCTGACGGCCAGCCGCTCACGGATGATGTCGACGTAATCGGCGGCCAGGCCCTGATAGCGGCCTTGGTCGTCGCGAAACTCAAATGGCGGCCATGAAGCATCGACACCCAGGCGCAGGTCAGGGTGGTCCTTGAGCCAGCGGAGCTCCTCTTCGGTAAGCGTCAACGCGCCAGCTGTTGCGGTCCAGGTGATCAAGGACAGCAAAAGCGCGGCCGTCAGTCTGGGCATCAGTGTCTCGTCATGGCTTGGGGAGGATGTTTCGAGTGTAGACGGGCAATGGGGCGGGGGGACATAGCGGGGGGGATTTTATCTGTAGATAACAAAACCCCCGGCAGGGCCGGGGGTTTGAAGGTCACTCGTCGAGGAAGGAGCGCAGATGCTCGCTTCGCGTCGGGTGGCGCAGTTTGCGCAACGCCTTGGCTTCGATCTGACGAATCCGCTCACGGGTGACATCGAACTGCTTACCAACCTCCTCAAGGGTGTGGTCGGTATTCATGTCGATGCCAAAGCGCATGCGCAATACCTTGGCTTCACGCGCTGTGAGGCCGGAGAGTACTTCGCGAGTCGCTTCCTTGAGGCTCTCAACGGTGGCGACGTCGATCGGAGACTGCATGGTGGAGTCTTCGATGAAGTCACCCAGATGGGAGTCTTCGTCATCACCGATCGGGGTTTCCATGGAGATCGGCTCTTTGGCGATCTTCAATACCTTGCGGATCTTGTCCTCAGGCATTTCCATGCGTTCGCCCAGCTCTTCCGGAGTCGGTTCACGACCCATTTCCTGCAACATCTGCCGGGAAATACGGTTGAGCTTGTTGATTGTCTCGATCATGTGCACCGGAATACGGATGGTGCGGGCCTGGTCGGCGATCGAGCGAGTGATCGCCTGACGGATCCACCAGGTGGCATAAGTCGAGAACTTGTAGCCGCGACGGTATTCGAACTTGTCCACCGCTTTCATCAGGCCGATGTTGCCTTCCTGGATCAGATCGAGGAATTGCAGGCCGCGGTTGGTGTACTTCTTGGCGATGGAGATCACCAGGCGCAAGTTCGCTTCAACCATCTCTTTCTTCGCGCGGCGGGCCTTGGCCTCACCGATCGACATGCGACGGTTGATGTCCTTGATCTCGGCGATGGTCAGGCCGGTTTCGGCCTCCAGCGCGCTCAGTTTCTGCTGGCAACGAATGATGTCCGGTTGCAGGCGACCAATGGCTTCAGCGTATTTGCTTTTGCCTTTGGCCAATGCATCGGTCCAGCTTTCGTCGATTTCGTGGCCAGGGAACTGACGCAGGAAATCGGCACGCGGCATGCGGGCATCACGTACGCAAAGTTGCATGATCGCGCGCTCTTGCTGACGCAGACGATCCAAGGCACTGCGCACACGCTCTACCAGGCCTTCGAACTGCTTGGGCACCAGTTTGATCGGCATGAACAGCTCGGCCAGCGCCAACAGCTCGGCAATCGCCTGCTTGTTGTTGCGACCGTGCTTTTTCAGCGCCTTGCGGGTGATTTCCATCTGGTCGGACACGGCGCCGAAACGCTGTGCAGCGATGACCGGATCCGGACCGCTTTCGGCTTCTTCCTCGTCGTCGCTGGCTTCGGCGTCGTCGTCATCGGTTTCATCGTCGGCCTTGACGGCTTTCGGATCGATGGGCGGCGGCACTTCGGCGGCAGGCGGCGCAATACCGTCGTCCGGGTCGATGTAACCACTCAGGACGTCGGACAGGCGGCCACCTTCGGTGGTGACGCGGGTGTACTCGGAGAGAATATGGTCAACCGTGCCAGGGAAGTGCGCGATTGCGCCCATCACTTCACGGATGCCTTCTTCAATACGCTTGGCGATTTCGATTTCGCCTTCACGTGTGAGGAGCTCTACCGTACCCATTTCACGCATGTACATGCGCACGGGGTCCGTGGTGCGACCAATGTCGGTCTCGACCGCTGCCAACGCTGCGGCCGCTTCTTCAGCGGCCGCCTCGTCGGTATCGGCGTCGGCCAGCATAAGGGCATCCTTATCTGGAGCAACCTCGAATACGTTGATCCCCATGTCGTTGATCATGCGGATGATGTCTTCCACCTGTTCCGGATCTGAAATATCCTCCGGCAGGTGGTCGTTGACCTCCGCGTAAGTCAGGTAGCCCTGCTCACGACCCAATAGGATCAACTCTTTGATACGAGACTGCTGTTGCGCTTTTCCGGACATAACACCCTATCCACTGAAGGTCTTGGCGGGCAAAAAACAAGCCGAGGATTATACCTGAGCTGTGACCTCACGCGCCAGTTGAGGTCGGGTTTGATGCGCAAACATTGCGGCTGAGTAAGTCGCGCAATTGGTTTTTCTCTTCGCTGGTCAACTCGCTCTGGCGAGCTTTTCGCAGAAGTTGTTCCAGATTTCGCTCGCGTTGGCGGGCGGACAAGCTAGTAATGGTGTCGAAAAACTGTTGTTCAAGGTTGTCTCCTTCAATCAGCCATTCCTTCTCGGCCAGGGCTTTCAACAGGCGCCCCTGCTCAGTGCCGTGCCACCGTGCAATCAACTGGAAAGAGTTTAGCTTGGGGTTCTTCTGCACGGCTTCAAGGAGTGCGACCAGCAATTGTGTATTGCTGTGGTCCTCGGCGGCGAAGTGTCCTGCGTCCTCGACTTTCTCAGCCAGTTGCGGGTGATGCAGCAAGGTGCGCAGGGCGGCCAGTGTTGGTGGTTCGACGGCGGCCGGCACGCGCGGGGCACGTGGCGCGTCGCGATCACCGCGTTTGCCATTCTTGTCCCAGGGTTTTTTGTCCCATTTCTTGCCGCCGCTACCGGGCTTTTTCGGCGTCCATTCCTGTTGCGGCGCGTAATCCTGCTGAGGTTGATGATAGTCGGCGAAGTCCGGCATCGCGTCGTAATCGATGCCCGGATCGTAAGCCGGCGGCGCTTCCTGGGGGGCGCTATGGACCAGTTGATTGACCGCTTCGCTGTTGAGGCCGGTGATTTCGGTCAGGCGCTGACGCATCAGTGTGCGCAGGTTGGCGCCGGGCACCTTGTCGATCAGCGGTGCTGCGAGCGTGGCCATGTGGGCCTTGCCTTCGAGGGAGCGCGGGTCGGCTTCTTCGGTCAATTGCTGGAAAAAATAATCGGCCAATGGTTGTGCATGCTGATTGATCCGCGCGCGGAACGCATCGGTGCCTTCGGAGCGAACCAGAGTGTCGGGGTCCTCGCCCTCGGGCAGGAACAGAAACCGTGCCCGACGCCCGTCCTGCAGGCACGGCAAGGTGGCTTCCAGTGCGCGCCAGGCGGCGTTGCGACCGGCCTGGTCACCGTCGAAGCAAAACAGCACGTTGGGCACGACGCGAAACAGGCGCTTCATGTGCTCTTCGCTGGTGGCTGTGCCCAGGGTCGCAACGGCATTACGCAAGCCTTGCTGGGCCAGGGCAATCACGTCCATGTAGCCTTCGACGACAATGATCTCGTCGAGGTTGCGGTTGTTTTTGCGCGCTTCGTACAGGCCGTAGAGTTCCTGGCCCTTATGGAATACCGGGGTTTCCGGGGAGTTCAGGTATTTGGGTTTGTCGTCGCCCAGCACCCGGCCACCGAAAGCAATGATCCGTCCGCGCGAGTCGCGGATCGGGAACATCACCCGGTCGCGGAAGCGGTCGTAGCGCTTGCCGGTTTCGGCATTCTCGATCAGTAGGCCAGCATCGATCATGGCGCGTTGCTGCAACGTGTCGCTGCTCAGGTGCTTATAGAGATTGTCCCAGCCGGGCGGGGCGAATCCGAGGCCGAAGTCGCGGGCGATTTCGCCGGTCAAGCCACGGCCCTTGAGGTAGTCGACCGCCGCCTTGCGTGCCGGATGGCTTTTGAGGGCCTGGCGATAAAAGTCGGCGGCCGCGGTCAGCAGCGGATAGAGCGGCGAGTCGGTCGGTTGACGCGGCTTGTGCTGTCGACCGCTCTCCTCGCGGGGAATTTCCATGCCGGCGGCTTTGGCCAGTTCTTCGACGGCCTGGGGGAAGTCCAGGTTGTCGTGGTCCATGATGAAGCCGAGGGCGTTACCGCCAGCGCCGCAGCCGAAGCAGTAGTAGAACTGCTTGTCGGGGCTGACGCTGAAGGAG
This genomic window contains:
- the rpoD gene encoding RNA polymerase sigma factor RpoD; this encodes MSGKAQQQSRIKELILLGREQGYLTYAEVNDHLPEDISDPEQVEDIIRMINDMGINVFEVAPDKDALMLADADTDEAAAEEAAAALAAVETDIGRTTDPVRMYMREMGTVELLTREGEIEIAKRIEEGIREVMGAIAHFPGTVDHILSEYTRVTTEGGRLSDVLSGYIDPDDGIAPPAAEVPPPIDPKAVKADDETDDDDAEASDDEEEAESGPDPVIAAQRFGAVSDQMEITRKALKKHGRNNKQAIAELLALAELFMPIKLVPKQFEGLVERVRSALDRLRQQERAIMQLCVRDARMPRADFLRQFPGHEIDESWTDALAKGKSKYAEAIGRLQPDIIRCQQKLSALEAETGLTIAEIKDINRRMSIGEAKARRAKKEMVEANLRLVISIAKKYTNRGLQFLDLIQEGNIGLMKAVDKFEYRRGYKFSTYATWWIRQAITRSIADQARTIRIPVHMIETINKLNRISRQMLQEMGREPTPEELGERMEMPEDKIRKVLKIAKEPISMETPIGDDEDSHLGDFIEDSTMQSPIDVATVESLKEATREVLSGLTAREAKVLRMRFGIDMNTDHTLEEVGKQFDVTRERIRQIEAKALRKLRHPTRSEHLRSFLDE
- the dnaG gene encoding DNA primase; this encodes MAGLIPQSFIDDLLNRTDIVDVVSSRLQMKKAGKNYTACCPFHKEKTPSFSVSPDKQFYYCFGCGAGGNALGFIMDHDNLDFPQAVEELAKAAGMEIPREESGRQHKPRQPTDSPLYPLLTAAADFYRQALKSHPARKAAVDYLKGRGLTGEIARDFGLGFAPPGWDNLYKHLSSDTLQQRAMIDAGLLIENAETGKRYDRFRDRVMFPIRDSRGRIIAFGGRVLGDDKPKYLNSPETPVFHKGQELYGLYEARKNNRNLDEIIVVEGYMDVIALAQQGLRNAVATLGTATSEEHMKRLFRVVPNVLFCFDGDQAGRNAAWRALEATLPCLQDGRRARFLFLPEGEDPDTLVRSEGTDAFRARINQHAQPLADYFFQQLTEEADPRSLEGKAHMATLAAPLIDKVPGANLRTLMRQRLTEITGLNSEAVNQLVHSAPQEAPPAYDPGIDYDAMPDFADYHQPQQDYAPQQEWTPKKPGSGGKKWDKKPWDKNGKRGDRDAPRAPRVPAAVEPPTLAALRTLLHHPQLAEKVEDAGHFAAEDHSNTQLLVALLEAVQKNPKLNSFQLIARWHGTEQGRLLKALAEKEWLIEGDNLEQQFFDTITSLSARQRERNLEQLLRKARQSELTSEEKNQLRDLLSRNVCASNPTSTGA
- a CDS encoding bifunctional diguanylate cyclase/phosphodiesterase, with translation MPRLTAALLLSLITWTATAGALTLTEEELRWLKDHPDLRLGVDASWPPFEFRDDQGRYQGLAADYVDIIRERLAVRLSPIEPASWSAVLEQVAQGKIDLLPGIMSTPERQNYLAFTRPYLDFPIVILAHRGAAQPHNLKELYGLKIAVVENYAPHELLRNHHPDLNLVALPNVSSALQALATDEVDAVVGDLASSVWSLRQLKLEGLYVSGETPYRYQLAMAVPRDNKILVSILDKVLADMTPAEIGEIQQKWVGNVHDYRQLWSDLLLYGVPALILFIGILAVVIRINRRLSSEIARRVELEQELRSSEYHYRGLVESLSAIAWEARVSDFTYSYVSPHAEDLLGYPLSHWLIPGFWRNIIHPADLIRAQTYCDHEVLAGRDHCIDYRVITADGRCLWVRDIVSLIEHGHEPVMRGLMIDISEAKRTEEALRLSEQKFASVFRQCPDILVIARLLDGCLLEVNKAFEEQIGLSAAEVVGRNATELNIWGIQGVGPGLLQRLQAGSIRNLEMPFRRNNGQVFTGLISAEPFDLDTTPALVVVVRDISQLKETQQQLQTSEEKFAKAFHASPDGLLLSRQSDGLLIEVNDGFSRITGFNSALSVDRSTLDLGIWVNLNERKQMLDLLKRDGFVRDFSCHIRRNDGQIRLCEVSSRPLPIGNEDCMLTIARDITERHLMQEKLQQAATVFESTAEGVLITDTQQHISAVNRAFTEITGYSETEALGHTPRLLASGLHDSAFYAAMWHQLTAEGHWQGEISNRRKNGELYPSWLTISAVRNRDQQITHFVAVFADISSLKHAQARLDYQAHHDPLTGLPNRTLFESRLLTALNSQQENGGQGAVLFLDLDRFKHINDSLGHPVGDLLLKGIAVRLREQLRDIDTVARLGGDEFIILLPGLQQPSDAEHIAQKLLNCFTAPFQAGEHEFFISASIGTSLYPQDGCDVATLVKNADAAMYRSKAKGRNRVESYTRDLTAQASERVALEHELRRAIERNELSLSFQPKISLAGNRLVGAEALIRWTHPTFGDVPPEHFIPLAEENGMILQIGDWVLERACRQLSEWNDTYHSLGPLSVNLAGAQLRQPNLLGRIEQLLRENGLKPGLLQLEITENFIMSQAEEALTVLHQLKKLGVQLAIDDFGTGYSSLSYLKRLPLDILKIDQSFVRGLPDDPHDVAIVRAIIALGRSMQFTIIAEGVETLAQQQFLAEEGCEQIQGYIVSLPLCADEFAATFLHMTVSDFSDSTAAKPSL
- a CDS encoding FAD-binding oxidoreductase, which codes for MPAPLIPVETSPDLPTDADVVVIGGGIIGAFTAYYLARRGMKVALVEKGRIGAEQSSRNWGWCRQQNRDARELPMATKSLELWEQFGAQTGEQTGFTRCGLLYLSNNEKEIAGWARWGEFARTVNIETYMLTAQQAAERGRATGKQWKGGVFSPSDGIADPSRAAPAVARAIMALGGTVHQGCAVRGIETQAGRLSAVVTEKGTISTRLAVLAAGAWASSFCRQYGIRFPQATIRQTVLSVSPPNHEIPSALHTPGVSMTRRFDGSYTLAISGRGRVDLTPQLLGFAPQFLPMFQRRWRNLAPGGLEGLRSGHESWKRWRLDQPTPMERMRILDPSADAAAVELTYKRAVELIPLLKESSITASWAGYVDSTPDGVPGIGEMASLPGLVLAAGFSGHGFGIGPGAGHLIADIVSGVAPIVDPRPYHPDRFQSSAWGKVADF